The following proteins are co-located in the Pseudomonas synxantha genome:
- the garD gene encoding galactarate dehydratase: MQLIEHADSPRSIRLHERDNVVIVVNDQGVPAGTEFPDGLVTVDFIPQSHKVTLEDIPEGGRIIRYGQTIGYALAPIPRGSWVQEDQLRMPTAPPLDSLPLSTEVPETQAPLEGFTFEGYRNADGTVGTRNILGITTTVQCVTGVLDHAVKRIKDELLPKYPHVDDVVALTHSYGCGVAITATDAYIPIRTVRNLARNPNLGGEALVISLGCEKLQAGQVMHDNDSSVDLSEPWLYRLQDSSHGFTEMIEQIMELAEVRLKKLDQRRRETVPASELILGMQCGGSDAFSGITANPALGYASDLLLRAGATVMFSEVTEVRDAIYLLTSRAQNEDVARELVREMDWYDRYLAKGEADRSANTTPGNKKGGLSNIVEKSLGSIVKSGSSAINGVLGPGERFKGKGLIFCATPASDFVCGTLQLAAGMNLHVFTTGRGTPYGLAMAPVVKVSTRTELAQRWPDLIDIDAGRIATGRASIEELGWELFHFYLDVASGRKQTWAEHHKLHNDITLFNPAPIT, encoded by the coding sequence ATGCAGTTGATTGAACATGCCGACTCGCCGCGCTCCATCCGTTTGCACGAGCGCGACAACGTAGTGATCGTGGTGAACGACCAGGGCGTGCCGGCGGGCACTGAATTTCCCGACGGCCTGGTCACCGTGGATTTTATTCCCCAGAGCCACAAGGTGACCCTGGAAGATATCCCCGAGGGCGGCCGGATCATTCGCTACGGCCAGACCATCGGTTATGCCTTGGCGCCAATACCCCGTGGCAGTTGGGTGCAGGAGGATCAGCTGCGCATGCCGACCGCGCCACCCCTGGACAGTTTGCCGCTGTCCACCGAGGTGCCTGAAACCCAGGCACCGTTGGAGGGGTTTACCTTCGAGGGCTATCGCAATGCCGATGGCACGGTGGGCACGCGCAATATCCTCGGCATCACCACCACCGTGCAGTGCGTTACCGGTGTGCTGGACCATGCGGTCAAGCGCATCAAGGATGAGTTGCTGCCCAAATACCCGCATGTTGATGATGTAGTAGCTCTGACCCATAGCTACGGCTGCGGCGTGGCGATTACGGCGACGGACGCCTATATCCCGATCCGTACGGTGCGCAACCTGGCACGTAACCCGAACCTGGGCGGCGAAGCCTTGGTGATCAGCCTGGGCTGCGAGAAATTGCAGGCCGGGCAGGTGATGCACGACAACGACAGCTCCGTGGACCTGAGCGAGCCATGGCTGTACCGCTTGCAGGACTCCAGCCACGGTTTTACCGAAATGATCGAACAGATCATGGAACTGGCCGAAGTGCGCTTGAAAAAACTCGACCAGCGTCGCCGGGAAACCGTACCGGCCTCCGAGTTGATCCTGGGCATGCAGTGCGGCGGTAGTGATGCGTTTTCCGGCATCACCGCCAATCCGGCGCTGGGGTATGCCTCTGACCTGCTGCTGCGGGCTGGGGCGACGGTAATGTTTTCCGAAGTGACGGAGGTGCGTGATGCGATCTACCTGCTCACGTCACGCGCGCAAAACGAGGACGTCGCCCGCGAGCTGGTCAGGGAAATGGACTGGTACGATCGTTACCTGGCCAAGGGCGAAGCCGATCGCAGCGCCAATACCACACCGGGGAACAAGAAGGGTGGGCTGTCGAATATCGTCGAGAAGTCCTTGGGCTCCATCGTCAAATCCGGCAGCAGCGCGATCAATGGCGTGCTCGGCCCGGGTGAGCGCTTCAAGGGCAAAGGGCTGATCTTCTGCGCTACACCTGCCAGTGATTTCGTGTGCGGCACCTTGCAACTGGCGGCCGGGATGAACCTGCATGTGTTCACAACCGGGCGCGGCACGCCCTATGGGTTGGCGATGGCGCCGGTGGTAAAGGTCTCGACCCGTACCGAGCTGGCCCAGCGTTGGCCGGACCTGATCGATATCGATGCCGGGCGCATTGCTACCGGGCGTGCGAGTATCGAAGAACTGGGCTGGGAGTTGTTCCACTTCTACCTGGATGTGGCCAGTGGCAGGAAGCAGACGTGGGCGGAGCATCACAAACTGCATAACGACATTACCCTGTTCAACCCGGCGCCTATTACCTGA
- a CDS encoding carboxymuconolactone decarboxylase family protein: protein MNDQKRPGVEVRRQVMGDVFVDRALGNATAFTQPLQDFVNEHAWGSVWNREGLPLKTRSLITLAALTALKCPQELKGHVRGALNNGCTVEEIREALLHCAVYAGVPAAIDAFRAAQEVIDSYQKDA from the coding sequence ATGAACGATCAGAAAAGGCCAGGAGTTGAAGTGCGTCGCCAAGTCATGGGCGATGTGTTCGTCGACCGCGCCCTGGGCAATGCCACAGCGTTCACCCAGCCGCTGCAGGATTTCGTCAACGAGCACGCGTGGGGCAGCGTATGGAACCGCGAAGGCTTACCGCTCAAGACCCGCAGCCTTATAACCCTCGCCGCCCTGACCGCCCTCAAGTGCCCACAGGAACTCAAGGGCCACGTGCGCGGTGCCTTGAACAATGGCTGCACGGTCGAAGAGATACGCGAAGCGCTGCTGCATTGCGCGGTGTATGCGGGGGTGCCGGCGGCGATTGACGCGTTTCGGGCCGCGCAGGAAGTGATCGACAGCTACCAGAAAGACGCCTAG
- a CDS encoding septal ring lytic transglycosylase RlpA family protein yields MKRLLGLLALSSLLAGCASGLIDPKGYDETGTASYYGAKHHGKRTASGEPFNQNALTAAHRRLPFGTQVKVTNLDNDRSVVVRINDRGPHTRGRLIDLSRKAAEQLRMLGSGTARVRVQALNN; encoded by the coding sequence ATGAAGCGTCTACTCGGCCTCCTGGCCCTGTCCTCCCTGCTGGCCGGTTGCGCCAGCGGCCTCATCGACCCCAAAGGCTACGACGAAACCGGCACCGCCTCCTATTACGGTGCCAAGCACCATGGCAAGCGAACCGCCAGCGGTGAACCTTTCAACCAGAACGCCCTGACCGCCGCCCACAGGCGCCTGCCCTTCGGCACCCAGGTCAAGGTGACCAATCTCGACAACGACCGATCGGTGGTGGTGCGCATCAATGACCGCGGCCCGCATACCCGCGGGCGCCTGATCGACCTTTCCCGCAAGGCTGCCGAGCAACTGCGTATGCTGGGCAGCGGTACCGCACGGGTTCGCGTGCAAGCCCTGAACAACTGA
- a CDS encoding AEC family transporter, whose amino-acid sequence MLAIFLTTLTITAPVFAMLFLGVLLKRIQWINDNFIHTASSLVFNVTMPALLFLGILHADLHAALKPGLLIYFSIATLLSFALAWGWAIFRCKREDRGIYTQGAFRGNNGVIGLALAASMYGDYGISLGAILAALVILFYNTLSTIVLAVYSPVIKSDPWSIFKSVVANPLIISVIVAAPFAYLQIGLPGWLEKSMQYLADTTLPLALICIGGTLSLAALRKSGNMALSASLMKMVWLPVIATLGAWLLGFRGPELGILFLYFGAPTAAASFVMARAAQGNHELAAAIIVITTLMAAVTTNIGIFVLQAGGWI is encoded by the coding sequence ATGCTGGCAATTTTCCTCACCACCCTCACCATCACCGCGCCGGTGTTCGCCATGCTGTTCCTCGGTGTGCTGCTCAAGCGCATCCAATGGATTAACGACAACTTTATCCATACCGCTTCGTCGCTGGTGTTCAACGTCACCATGCCGGCGCTGTTGTTCCTGGGCATCCTGCATGCCGACCTGCACGCGGCGCTCAAGCCGGGTTTGCTCATCTACTTTTCAATCGCCACACTGCTGAGCTTCGCCCTGGCCTGGGGCTGGGCGATCTTTCGCTGCAAGCGCGAAGACCGTGGGATCTATACCCAAGGCGCATTTCGTGGCAACAACGGCGTGATCGGCCTGGCGCTGGCGGCCAGCATGTACGGCGACTACGGTATCTCCCTCGGCGCGATCCTCGCGGCGCTGGTGATCCTGTTCTACAACACGCTGTCGACCATTGTGTTGGCGGTGTACAGCCCGGTGATCAAGTCCGACCCATGGAGCATCTTCAAGAGCGTGGTGGCCAACCCGCTGATCATCAGCGTGATCGTCGCCGCGCCGTTCGCTTACTTGCAGATCGGCCTGCCCGGCTGGCTGGAAAAGTCCATGCAGTATCTGGCCGACACCACGTTGCCGTTGGCGTTGATCTGCATCGGCGGCACCTTGTCCCTGGCGGCATTGCGCAAAAGCGGCAACATGGCGCTGAGCGCAAGCTTGATGAAGATGGTCTGGCTGCCGGTAATCGCGACCCTGGGCGCCTGGCTATTGGGGTTCCGCGGGCCGGAGCTGGGGATCCTGTTCCTGTACTTCGGCGCGCCGACTGCCGCCGCGAGCTTCGTAATGGCCAGGGCGGCGCAAGGCAATCATGAGCTGGCGGCGGCGATCATTGTGATCACCACACTGATGGCGGCGGTGACCACCAATATCGGGATCTTCGTGTTGCAGGCAGGTGGCTGGATCTAG
- a CDS encoding aldehyde dehydrogenase family protein — protein MSQAKRFENYINGEWVTGAEYCANINPSDVSDVIGDYAKADVAQVNAAIDAARAAFPGWSTSGIQARHDALDKVGSEILARREELGTLLAREEGKTLPEAIGEVTRAGNIFKFFAGECLRLSGDYVPSVRPGVNVEVTREALGVVGLITPWNFPIAIPAWKIAPALAYGNCVVIKPAELVPGCAWALAEIISRAGFPAGVFNLVMGSGRVVGDVLVNSPKVDGISFTGSVGVGRQIAVSCVSRQAKVQLEMGGKNPQIILDDADLKQAVELSVQSAFYSTGQRCTASSRLIVTAGIHDQFVAAMAERMQSIKVGHALQSGTDIGPVVSQAQLDQDLKYIDIGQNEGARLVSGGGLVTCDTEGYYLAPTLFADSEAAMRISREEIFGPVANVVRVADYEAALAMANDTEFGLSAGIATTSLKYANHFKRHSQAGMVMVNLPTAGVDYHVPFGGRKGSSYGSREQGRYAQEFYTVVKTSYIGS, from the coding sequence GTGTCCCAAGCAAAGCGTTTTGAGAACTACATCAATGGCGAATGGGTAACCGGCGCCGAATACTGCGCCAATATCAACCCGTCGGATGTGTCCGATGTCATTGGCGACTATGCCAAGGCGGATGTGGCCCAAGTCAACGCGGCCATCGACGCCGCCCGCGCCGCGTTCCCGGGCTGGTCGACTTCCGGTATCCAGGCGCGTCACGATGCCCTGGACAAAGTCGGCAGCGAAATCCTCGCCCGTCGTGAAGAGCTCGGCACCCTGCTGGCCCGTGAAGAGGGCAAGACCCTGCCCGAGGCCATTGGCGAAGTGACCCGGGCCGGCAATATCTTCAAGTTCTTCGCCGGTGAATGCCTGCGCCTGTCGGGTGATTACGTGCCGTCGGTACGCCCGGGCGTCAACGTTGAAGTCACTCGTGAAGCCCTTGGTGTGGTCGGCTTGATCACCCCGTGGAACTTCCCGATTGCCATTCCCGCCTGGAAGATCGCCCCGGCCCTGGCCTACGGCAACTGCGTGGTGATCAAGCCCGCCGAACTGGTGCCGGGTTGTGCCTGGGCCCTGGCGGAAATCATCTCCCGTGCCGGTTTCCCGGCCGGTGTGTTCAACCTAGTGATGGGCAGCGGCCGTGTAGTCGGTGATGTGTTGGTCAACAGCCCGAAAGTCGATGGCATCAGTTTCACCGGCTCCGTCGGCGTGGGCCGTCAGATCGCCGTCAGCTGTGTATCGCGCCAGGCCAAGGTGCAGTTGGAAATGGGCGGCAAGAACCCGCAGATTATTCTCGATGACGCCGACCTCAAGCAGGCCGTCGAGTTGTCGGTACAGAGCGCGTTTTACTCCACCGGCCAGCGTTGCACCGCGTCGAGCCGTTTGATTGTCACTGCGGGTATTCACGACCAGTTTGTGGCGGCCATGGCCGAGCGCATGCAGTCGATCAAGGTCGGCCACGCGCTGCAAAGCGGCACCGACATCGGCCCGGTGGTTTCCCAGGCCCAGTTGGACCAGGACCTGAAATACATCGACATCGGCCAAAACGAAGGTGCGCGGCTGGTGAGTGGCGGTGGCCTGGTGACCTGCGACACCGAAGGCTATTACCTGGCGCCGACACTGTTTGCCGACAGCGAAGCTGCCATGCGTATCAGCCGCGAAGAAATCTTCGGCCCGGTGGCCAACGTGGTACGCGTGGCGGACTACGAAGCGGCACTGGCCATGGCCAACGACACCGAGTTCGGCCTGTCGGCGGGGATTGCCACCACCTCGCTGAAATACGCCAACCACTTCAAGCGCCACTCCCAGGCCGGGATGGTGATGGTCAACCTGCCGACCGCGGGTGTGGACTACCACGTTCCGTTCGGCGGCCGTAAGGGCTCATCCTACGGTTCGCGTGAGCAAGGTCGCTATGCGCAAGAGTTCTACACCGTGGTGAAAACCAGCTACATCGGTTCGTAA
- the kdgD gene encoding 5-dehydro-4-deoxyglucarate dehydratase, whose product MNPQELKSILSHGLLSFPVTDFTAQGDFHQAGYIKRLEWLAPYGATALFAAGGTGEFFSLAASEYSQVVKTAVDTCATSVPILAGVGGATRQAIEYAQEAERLGAKGLLLLPHYLTEASQDGVAAHVEAVCKSVKIGVVVYNRNVCRLTAPLLERLAERCPNLIGYKDGLGDIELMVSIRRRLGDRFSYLGGLPTAEVYAAAYKALGVPVYSSAVFNFIPKTAMDFYHAIAREDHATVGKIIDDFFLPYLDIRNRKAGYAVSIVKAGAKIVGYDAGPVRTPLTDLLPEEYEALAALIDKQGPQ is encoded by the coding sequence ATGAATCCACAAGAACTGAAGTCCATCCTCTCCCACGGTCTGCTGTCTTTCCCGGTGACCGATTTCACTGCCCAGGGTGATTTCCACCAGGCGGGCTATATCAAACGCCTGGAATGGTTGGCCCCGTATGGCGCCACCGCCTTGTTCGCAGCGGGTGGCACCGGTGAGTTTTTCTCCCTCGCCGCGAGCGAATACTCCCAAGTGGTCAAAACCGCCGTTGATACCTGCGCCACCAGCGTGCCGATCCTGGCCGGTGTGGGCGGTGCGACCCGTCAGGCCATCGAGTACGCCCAAGAGGCCGAACGCCTCGGCGCCAAAGGCTTGCTGCTGCTGCCGCACTACCTCACCGAAGCCAGCCAGGACGGGGTGGCTGCACACGTTGAAGCGGTGTGCAAGTCGGTCAAGATCGGCGTAGTGGTCTACAACCGCAATGTCTGCCGCCTGACTGCGCCACTGCTGGAGCGCCTGGCCGAGCGCTGCCCGAACCTGATCGGCTACAAGGATGGCCTGGGTGATATCGAGTTGATGGTGTCGATCCGCCGCCGCCTCGGCGACCGTTTCAGCTACCTCGGCGGCCTGCCGACTGCAGAGGTTTATGCCGCGGCCTACAAGGCCCTGGGGGTTCCGGTGTACTCCTCGGCAGTGTTCAACTTCATCCCGAAAACCGCGATGGATTTCTACCACGCCATTGCCCGCGAAGATCACGCCACCGTCGGCAAGATCATCGATGACTTCTTCCTGCCGTACCTGGACATCCGCAACCGTAAAGCCGGTTACGCAGTGAGCATCGTCAAGGCCGGTGCGAAAATCGTCGGTTATGACGCCGGGCCGGTGCGCACGCCGCTCACCGACCTGCTGCCGGAAGAGTACGAAGCCCTGGCCGCGCTGATCGACAAGCAAGGCCCGCAGTAA
- a CDS encoding MFS transporter, translating to MQATKPTHVRYLILLMLFLVTTINYADRATIAIAGSSLQKDLGIDAVTLGYIFSAFGWAYVAGQIPGGWLLDRFGSKKIYALSIFTWSLFTVLQGYVGEFGVSTAVVALFMLRFMVGLAEAPSFPGNARIVAAWFPTAERGTASAIFNSAQYFATVLFAPLMGWIVYRFGWQHVFIVMGVIGIVFSLIWLKVIHSPRQHPMINEAEFNHIAANGAMVDMDQDKGKGKKTDGPKWDYIRQLLTNRMMLGVYLGQYCINGITYFFLTWFPVYLVQDRGMTILKAGFIASLPAICGFIGGVLGGVISDYLLRKGHSLTFARKAPIIGGLLISSSIVACNYVDIEWMVVGFMALAFFGKGVGALGWAVVSDTSPKQIAGLSGGLFNTFGNLASITTPIVIGYIISTTGSFKWALVFVGANALVAVFSYLVIVGPIKRVVLKEPPTKGPELTNLSQAHS from the coding sequence ATGCAAGCGACCAAGCCGACCCATGTCCGCTATTTGATCCTGCTCATGCTGTTCCTGGTGACCACGATCAACTACGCCGACCGGGCCACCATCGCCATCGCCGGTTCCAGCCTGCAAAAAGACCTCGGCATCGACGCGGTCACCCTCGGTTATATCTTTTCCGCTTTCGGTTGGGCCTACGTTGCCGGGCAAATCCCCGGCGGCTGGTTGCTCGATCGCTTCGGTTCGAAAAAAATCTATGCCCTGAGCATTTTCACCTGGTCCTTGTTCACCGTGCTGCAAGGCTATGTCGGTGAGTTCGGTGTCTCCACCGCCGTGGTCGCGCTGTTTATGCTGCGCTTTATGGTGGGCCTGGCCGAGGCACCCTCGTTTCCGGGAAATGCCCGCATTGTTGCGGCGTGGTTTCCGACGGCTGAACGCGGCACTGCATCGGCGATCTTCAATTCGGCGCAGTACTTCGCCACGGTGTTGTTCGCGCCATTGATGGGTTGGATCGTCTACCGCTTTGGCTGGCAGCATGTGTTTATCGTGATGGGCGTGATCGGCATCGTGTTCTCGTTGATCTGGCTGAAAGTTATCCACAGCCCGCGCCAGCACCCGATGATCAACGAGGCCGAGTTCAATCACATCGCCGCCAATGGCGCGATGGTCGACATGGACCAGGACAAAGGAAAGGGCAAGAAAACCGACGGGCCGAAGTGGGATTACATCCGTCAACTGCTGACCAACCGCATGATGCTCGGTGTGTACCTGGGCCAGTACTGCATCAACGGCATCACCTATTTCTTCCTCACCTGGTTCCCGGTGTACCTGGTGCAGGACCGTGGCATGACCATTCTCAAGGCCGGTTTCATTGCCTCGTTGCCGGCGATCTGCGGCTTTATCGGCGGGGTGCTTGGCGGGGTGATTTCCGATTACCTGCTGCGCAAGGGCCACTCCCTGACCTTTGCCCGCAAGGCGCCGATCATTGGCGGCCTGCTGATTTCCAGCAGCATCGTGGCGTGCAACTACGTGGACATCGAATGGATGGTGGTGGGCTTCATGGCGCTGGCCTTCTTCGGTAAAGGCGTTGGCGCATTGGGTTGGGCGGTGGTGTCCGACACCTCGCCGAAACAGATCGCCGGCCTCAGTGGCGGCTTGTTCAACACCTTCGGTAACCTGGCCTCCATTACCACGCCGATCGTGATCGGCTACATCATCAGCACCACCGGCTCGTTCAAGTGGGCCCTGGTGTTCGTTGGCGCCAATGCCCTGGTGGCGGTGTTCAGCTATCTGGTGATTGTCGGCCCGATCAAGCGCGTGGTGCTCAAGGAGCCGCCCACCAAAGGCCCGGAGTTGACCAACCTTTCCCAAGCGCATTCCTGA
- a CDS encoding FadR/GntR family transcriptional regulator, producing the protein MENASAAPRLPRKRRSLAQELVTVLSEQIRDGQLKRGDKLPTESAIMDAHGVSRTVVREAISRLQAAGQVETRHGIGTFVLDTPSPSGFRIDPATVVTLRDVLAILELRISLEVESAGLAALRRSDAQLAAMRAALDALNESAAHAGDAVASDFAFHLEIALSTGNRYFTDIMTHLGTSIIPRTRLNSARLAHDDQQHYMSRLSREHEEIYEAIARQDSDAARAAMRLHLTNSRERLRHAHEEAEAQRG; encoded by the coding sequence ATGGAAAACGCCAGCGCCGCTCCACGTCTTCCCCGCAAGCGCCGCAGCCTTGCCCAGGAATTGGTCACGGTGTTGTCCGAGCAGATCCGCGACGGCCAGCTCAAGCGCGGCGACAAGCTGCCCACCGAGTCGGCGATCATGGACGCCCATGGCGTCAGCCGCACTGTGGTGCGTGAAGCCATCTCGCGTCTGCAAGCGGCGGGGCAGGTCGAGACCCGCCACGGTATCGGCACCTTTGTGCTGGACACGCCAAGCCCCAGCGGTTTCCGCATTGACCCGGCCACCGTGGTGACGTTGCGTGATGTATTGGCGATCCTCGAGCTGCGTATCAGCCTTGAAGTGGAGTCCGCGGGCCTTGCAGCCTTGCGTCGCAGCGATGCACAGCTGGCCGCCATGCGTGCGGCCCTCGATGCCCTGAATGAAAGCGCGGCCCATGCCGGCGATGCGGTAGCTTCGGACTTTGCCTTCCATCTGGAAATTGCGTTGTCTACCGGCAACCGTTACTTCACCGACATCATGACCCACCTGGGTACCAGCATTATTCCACGCACGCGTCTGAATTCGGCGCGCCTGGCCCATGATGACCAACAGCACTACATGAGTCGCCTGAGTCGCGAACACGAAGAGATTTATGAGGCGATTGCACGCCAGGATTCGGATGCGGCACGCGCGGCCATGCGTCTGCATTTGACCAATAGCCGCGAACGGCTGCGCCATGCCCATGAAGAGGCCGAGGCGCAGCGCGGTTGA
- a CDS encoding calcium/sodium antiporter, whose protein sequence is MNALSPWSLLELVGGLLLLIAGAEILVRAAVRLAASLKVRPLIIGLSIVAFGSSAPQMTVSLQATLAGNTDIAVGSVIGSSIFNILVTLGLSALIIPLRVSRQLVRVDIPVMIFAGLLVFILAANEMLTPLDGGVLLVALLAYLGVLHYQTRHSRRPRSLDTVTKAPWLSSVLLMFGGLLILVLAGHLLLGAAVDVAGDLGLSERVIGLTLIGVGTSLPCLATSLIAALRGEREIAVGNVIGSNLFNLLGVLGFTALVAPSPLSVSPNALDFDLPVMLGAIILCLPVFYTGYRVTRIEGLVLLGLYLAYGLHVMAFTTGMPLANKLEQLMLYYVLPALVILLLLTSLRAWHRQHKRESQ, encoded by the coding sequence TTGAACGCCCTTTCGCCCTGGAGCCTGCTCGAACTGGTTGGCGGCCTGTTGCTGCTGATCGCCGGCGCTGAAATCCTGGTACGCGCCGCCGTGCGCCTGGCGGCCAGCCTCAAGGTGCGGCCGCTGATCATCGGCTTGAGCATCGTCGCCTTCGGCAGCAGCGCACCGCAGATGACCGTCAGCCTGCAGGCCACATTGGCCGGCAATACCGACATTGCCGTAGGCAGTGTGATTGGCAGCAGCATCTTCAATATCCTCGTCACCCTGGGCCTGTCGGCGCTGATCATTCCCTTGCGCGTATCGCGGCAACTGGTGCGCGTGGATATCCCGGTGATGATCTTCGCCGGCCTGCTGGTGTTTATCCTGGCGGCCAACGAAATGCTCACGCCATTGGATGGCGGCGTATTGCTGGTGGCGCTGTTGGCCTACCTGGGCGTGCTGCATTACCAGACGCGCCATTCGCGCCGTCCGCGAAGCCTGGACACCGTCACCAAGGCACCCTGGCTGAGCAGTGTGTTGCTGATGTTCGGCGGGCTGCTGATATTGGTATTGGCCGGGCATCTGCTACTCGGCGCAGCGGTGGACGTGGCGGGCGACCTGGGCTTGTCGGAGCGGGTCATCGGCCTGACGCTGATTGGCGTGGGCACCTCGCTGCCCTGCCTCGCCACGTCACTGATCGCCGCGTTGCGGGGCGAACGGGAAATTGCGGTGGGCAACGTGATCGGCAGTAACCTGTTCAACCTGCTGGGGGTGCTGGGCTTTACCGCGCTGGTGGCGCCGTCGCCGCTGTCGGTATCCCCCAATGCCTTGGATTTTGATTTGCCGGTCATGCTCGGCGCCATCATCCTGTGCCTGCCGGTGTTCTATACCGGCTACCGGGTGACGCGTATCGAAGGGCTGGTGCTGCTGGGGCTATATCTGGCGTACGGCCTGCATGTGATGGCCTTCACCACCGGCATGCCCCTGGCCAACAAGCTTGAACAGCTGATGTTGTATTACGTCCTGCCGGCGTTGGTGATTTTGCTGTTGCTTACCTCACTGCGCGCCTGGCATCGCCAACACAAGAGGGAATCGCAATGA
- the gatB gene encoding Asp-tRNA(Asn)/Glu-tRNA(Gln) amidotransferase subunit GatB, giving the protein MQWEVVIGLEIHTQLATQSKIFSGSATTFGSEPNTQASLVDLGMPGVLPVLNQEAVRMAVMFGLAIDAEIGQHNVFARKNYFYPDLPKGYQISQMELPIVGKGHLDIALEDGTIKRVGVTRAHLEEDAGKSLHEEFPGATGIDLNRAGTPLLEIVSEPDMRSAKEAVAYVKTIHALVRYLGICDGNMAEGSLRCDCNVSIRPKGQVEFGTRCEIKNVNSFRFIEKAINSEVRRQIELIEDGGKVIQQTRLYDPNKDETRAMRSKEEANDYRYFPDPDLLPVVLEDSFLNDIRATLPELPQQKRERFQAQFGLSIYDASVLASSREQANYFEKVVGIAGDAKLAANWVMVELGSLLNKQGLEIDEAPVTAEQLGGMLLRIKDNTISGKIAKTVFEAMAAGEGSADEIIDKRGLKQVTDSGAISAVLDEMLAANAEQVEQYRAADEAKRGKMFGFFVGQAMKASKGKANPQQVNELLKSKLEG; this is encoded by the coding sequence ATGCAATGGGAAGTTGTGATCGGGCTGGAGATTCATACCCAGCTCGCCACTCAATCGAAGATTTTCTCCGGTAGCGCCACCACGTTCGGGTCCGAGCCCAACACGCAGGCCAGCCTGGTCGACCTGGGCATGCCCGGCGTGCTGCCGGTGCTGAACCAGGAAGCGGTGCGCATGGCCGTGATGTTCGGCTTGGCGATTGACGCCGAGATCGGCCAGCACAACGTGTTCGCGCGCAAGAACTACTTCTACCCGGACCTGCCCAAGGGCTACCAGATCAGCCAGATGGAGTTGCCGATTGTCGGCAAGGGCCACCTGGACATCGCACTGGAAGACGGCACCATCAAGCGCGTCGGCGTAACCCGTGCCCACTTGGAAGAAGACGCCGGCAAGAGCCTGCACGAAGAATTCCCGGGCGCCACCGGTATCGACCTGAACCGCGCCGGCACGCCATTGCTGGAGATCGTCTCCGAGCCAGACATGCGCAGCGCCAAGGAAGCCGTGGCTTACGTCAAGACCATCCATGCGCTGGTGCGCTACCTGGGCATCTGCGACGGCAACATGGCCGAAGGCTCGCTGCGCTGCGATTGCAACGTGTCGATCCGGCCAAAGGGCCAGGTCGAGTTCGGCACCCGCTGCGAGATCAAGAACGTCAACTCGTTCCGTTTCATCGAGAAGGCGATCAACAGCGAAGTGCGTCGCCAGATCGAACTGATCGAGGACGGCGGTAAGGTGATCCAGCAAACTCGCCTGTACGATCCGAACAAAGACGAAACCCGCGCCATGCGCAGCAAAGAGGAAGCCAACGACTACCGTTACTTCCCCGATCCAGACCTGTTGCCGGTGGTGCTCGAGGATTCGTTCCTCAATGACATCCGCGCCACTCTGCCGGAACTGCCACAGCAAAAACGCGAGCGCTTCCAGGCACAGTTCGGCCTGTCGATCTACGATGCAAGCGTACTGGCTTCCAGCCGTGAGCAAGCCAACTACTTCGAGAAAGTCGTAGGCATTGCCGGCGACGCCAAGCTGGCGGCCAACTGGGTGATGGTTGAGCTGGGCAGCCTGTTGAACAAACAGGGCCTGGAAATCGACGAAGCACCGGTCACTGCCGAACAACTGGGCGGCATGCTGCTGCGCATCAAGGACAACACCATCTCCGGCAAGATCGCCAAGACCGTGTTCGAAGCCATGGCCGCAGGTGAAGGCAGCGCCGACGAGATCATCGACAAGCGCGGCCTCAAGCAAGTCACCGACAGCGGCGCCATCTCGGCCGTGCTTGATGAGATGCTCGCGGCGAATGCCGAACAGGTCGAGCAATACCGCGCTGCAGACGAAGCCAAGCGCGGCAAGATGTTCGGTTTCTTTGTCGGCCAGGCGATGAAAGCCTCCAAAGGCAAGGCCAACCCGCAACAGGTCAACGAACTGCTCAAAAGCAAGCTCGAAGGCTGA